The Zobellia alginiliquefaciens genome contains a region encoding:
- a CDS encoding HesB/IscA family protein translates to MIQVSETAKKKVIDLMTEGGFDASKDFVRVGVKSGGCSGLSYELDFDKKMDETDKVFEDNDVRIIVDKKSFLYLVGTTLEYSGGLNGKGFVFNNPNAQRTCGCGESFSL, encoded by the coding sequence ATGATTCAAGTATCTGAGACTGCGAAAAAGAAAGTGATTGACTTAATGACCGAGGGAGGATTTGATGCCTCTAAGGACTTTGTTCGCGTAGGTGTCAAGAGTGGTGGGTGTAGCGGCCTATCGTATGAACTCGATTTTGACAAAAAAATGGATGAAACCGATAAGGTTTTTGAAGATAACGATGTGCGCATTATTGTAGATAAAAAAAGTTTTCTCTATTTGGTAGGGACAACTTTAGAATATTCTGGCGGACTGAACGGAAAGGGTTTTGTTTTTAACAACCCAAATGCACAACGCACCTGTGGGTGTGGAGAGAGTTTCTCGTTGTAA
- the sufB gene encoding Fe-S cluster assembly protein SufB: MAYTEEELKKELETKEYEYGFYTDIKSDTFPNGLNEEIVIAISKKKEEPEWMTLWRLEAFKIWKEMEEPEWANVHYTKPDFQAISYYSAPVKADPNKTLDDVDPELLEMYKKLGISVDEQKKLQNVAVDIVMDSVSVATTFQKTLAEKGIIFCSISEAIKEHPELVKKYLGSVVPQKDNFYAALNSAVFSDGSFCYIPKGVRCPMELSTYFRINQAGTGQFERTLVIADEDSYVSYLEGCTAPSRDENQLHAAVVELIALDDAEIKYSTVQNWFPGNKEGKGGVYNFVTKRGLCEKNAKISWTQVETGSAVTWKYPSCILKGDNSIGEFYSIAVTNNYQQADTGTKMVHLGKNTRSTIISKGISAGKSQNSYRGLVQVNSRAENARNFSQCDSLLMGNECGAHTFPYIEAKNKSAQIEHEATTSKIGEDQIFYCNQRGIDTEKAIALIVNGFSKEVLNKLPMEFAVEAQKLLEISLEGSVG; encoded by the coding sequence ATGGCATATACAGAAGAAGAACTAAAAAAGGAACTCGAAACTAAGGAGTACGAGTACGGTTTCTATACGGATATTAAGTCTGATACTTTCCCGAATGGGTTAAATGAGGAAATCGTCATCGCCATTTCCAAAAAGAAGGAAGAGCCTGAATGGATGACCCTTTGGCGCTTGGAAGCCTTCAAAATTTGGAAAGAGATGGAGGAACCGGAATGGGCAAATGTACATTACACCAAGCCGGATTTTCAAGCGATCAGTTATTATTCCGCACCGGTAAAAGCGGACCCAAATAAAACGCTAGACGACGTAGATCCAGAGCTGTTGGAGATGTACAAGAAATTGGGTATTTCCGTAGACGAGCAAAAGAAATTGCAAAATGTTGCGGTTGATATTGTTATGGATTCGGTTTCTGTAGCAACAACTTTCCAAAAGACTTTGGCTGAAAAAGGAATCATTTTTTGCTCAATTTCCGAAGCAATAAAAGAACATCCTGAATTGGTTAAGAAGTATTTAGGATCTGTGGTTCCACAGAAAGACAACTTTTATGCGGCTTTAAATTCTGCGGTCTTTTCAGATGGTAGTTTCTGCTACATTCCAAAAGGGGTGCGTTGCCCAATGGAGTTGTCAACTTACTTCAGGATCAATCAAGCAGGTACAGGTCAGTTTGAAAGAACGCTGGTAATTGCAGATGAAGATAGTTATGTAAGCTATTTGGAAGGCTGTACAGCCCCATCCAGAGATGAAAACCAGTTGCATGCTGCGGTTGTAGAATTGATTGCGTTAGACGATGCCGAGATAAAATACTCAACGGTACAAAATTGGTTCCCTGGTAATAAAGAGGGTAAAGGTGGAGTGTATAACTTCGTTACTAAAAGGGGTTTGTGCGAGAAAAACGCTAAAATTTCTTGGACGCAGGTAGAAACTGGTTCTGCTGTAACTTGGAAATATCCTTCCTGTATTTTAAAGGGAGACAATTCTATTGGGGAGTTTTATTCTATTGCGGTAACAAACAACTATCAGCAAGCGGATACCGGCACCAAAATGGTGCACTTGGGTAAAAACACGCGTAGTACCATTATATCTAAAGGTATTTCCGCAGGAAAATCACAAAATAGTTATAGAGGCCTTGTGCAGGTAAATAGTCGCGCAGAGAATGCGCGTAACTTTTCTCAGTGTGATTCACTCTTAATGGGTAACGAATGTGGTGCCCATACATTTCCGTATATAGAAGCAAAGAATAAAAGTGCTCAAATAGAGCATGAGGCAACTACCAGTAAAATTGGTGAAGACCAAATTTTTTATTGTAACCAAAGAGGTATTGATACTGAAAAAGCCATTGCTTTGATCGTAAACGGATTCAGTAAAGAAGTTCTGAACAAATTACCTATGGAATTTGCCGTGGAGGCTCAAAAATTATTGGAAATTAGTTTAGAAGGGTCGGTAGGATAG
- the sufC gene encoding Fe-S cluster assembly ATPase SufC, with protein sequence MLKIENLHASVEDKEILRGINLEVKAGEVHAIMGPNGSGKSTLASVIAGKEEFEVTEGSVSLEGEDLEETSPEERAHKGVFLSFQYPVEIPGVSVTNFMKTAINESRKARGLEDMPAKDMLKLIREKSELLEIDRKFLSRSLNQGFSGGEKKRNEIFQMAMLEPKLAILDETDSGLDIDALRIVANGVNKLKSKDNAVIVITHYQRLLDYIVPDFVHVLHNGKIVKSGGKELALELEEKGYDWLKQETAV encoded by the coding sequence ATGCTAAAAATAGAAAATTTACACGCTAGTGTAGAGGACAAAGAAATATTAAGAGGTATTAACTTAGAGGTAAAAGCTGGTGAGGTTCATGCTATAATGGGGCCTAACGGTTCTGGGAAAAGTACCTTGGCATCAGTAATTGCAGGTAAAGAGGAGTTTGAAGTGACTGAAGGTAGTGTTTCCTTAGAGGGAGAAGACTTGGAGGAGACATCTCCGGAAGAGCGCGCTCACAAAGGGGTTTTCCTGTCTTTTCAATATCCTGTTGAGATTCCTGGGGTTTCGGTAACGAACTTTATGAAAACTGCCATTAACGAATCTAGAAAAGCAAGAGGCCTTGAAGATATGCCCGCTAAGGATATGTTGAAGTTGATTCGCGAGAAATCCGAATTGTTAGAGATTGACCGTAAGTTCTTGTCTCGTTCTTTAAACCAAGGTTTTTCAGGTGGTGAAAAGAAGCGAAACGAAATTTTCCAAATGGCAATGTTAGAGCCAAAATTAGCCATTTTGGATGAAACCGATTCTGGTCTGGATATTGATGCCCTGCGTATTGTAGCTAACGGCGTTAACAAACTAAAGAGTAAAGATAATGCAGTAATTGTAATTACACATTACCAACGCTTATTGGATTATATCGTTCCTGATTTTGTTCACGTATTGCACAATGGTAAAATTGTGAAGTCCGGTGGAAAAGAATTGGCTTTAGAGCTAGAGGAAAAAGGATACGATTGGTTAAAGCAGGAAACTGCAGTTTAA
- the sufD gene encoding Fe-S cluster assembly protein SufD, whose amino-acid sequence MDLKDKLISSFMAFENNVDVEHSVHDVRTEAMKNFELKGFPSKKEEAWKYTSLNSLQKIDFSIFPRQENTLEYKDVKKYFLHEIDSYKIVFVDGIYSSYLSDTTHDVVDVCLMSSALTKPMYKPVIDVYFNKIASKDESLTTLNTAFSREGAYIYIPKNKMPKKPIEIIHFATGNEESILLQPRNLVVVEENAEVQIIERHQSLTSNEVLTNAVTEIFAAKDAIVDYYKIQNDAPTASLVDNTYIDQKSKSVVKVHTFSFGGKLTRNNLNFFQNGEYIDSTMKGVTILGDKQHVDHHTLVHHIEPNCESHQDYKGIYGDSSTGVFNGKIIVDKIAQKTNAFQQNNNILVSDKATINTKPQLEIFADDVKCSHGCTIGQLDEDALFYLQSRGIPKKEARALLMYAFANNVLESVRIPELKTRINKLIAKKLGVNLGFDL is encoded by the coding sequence ATGGATTTAAAAGATAAATTAATTTCTTCATTTATGGCGTTTGAGAACAACGTTGATGTTGAGCATTCAGTGCACGATGTTCGAACGGAGGCCATGAAGAATTTTGAACTTAAAGGTTTTCCTAGCAAGAAAGAGGAGGCGTGGAAATATACCTCTTTGAATAGTCTTCAGAAGATAGATTTTAGCATTTTTCCGCGTCAGGAAAATACCCTTGAGTATAAAGATGTAAAAAAGTATTTTTTACATGAAATAGACTCGTATAAAATTGTTTTTGTAGACGGTATTTATAGCTCATATCTGTCAGATACTACTCATGATGTGGTAGATGTCTGTCTAATGAGTTCTGCGCTTACGAAACCTATGTACAAACCTGTTATTGATGTTTATTTTAACAAGATAGCATCTAAAGATGAGTCGTTAACGACCTTGAATACTGCGTTTAGTAGAGAGGGAGCGTATATTTACATTCCTAAGAACAAAATGCCTAAAAAGCCAATTGAGATTATTCATTTTGCAACGGGTAATGAGGAGTCTATTTTATTACAGCCCAGAAATTTGGTGGTAGTAGAAGAAAATGCGGAGGTTCAAATAATTGAGCGCCACCAGAGTTTGACATCAAATGAGGTTTTGACCAATGCGGTAACAGAAATTTTTGCGGCTAAAGATGCAATAGTCGATTACTATAAAATTCAGAATGATGCACCTACCGCTTCCCTGGTAGATAACACATATATTGATCAAAAAAGTAAGAGTGTTGTTAAGGTACATACTTTTTCGTTTGGTGGAAAGTTGACTCGTAATAACTTGAACTTCTTTCAAAATGGAGAGTATATAGACTCAACAATGAAAGGGGTAACAATTTTAGGAGACAAGCAGCATGTAGATCATCATACATTGGTCCATCACATAGAACCGAACTGTGAGAGTCACCAAGATTATAAAGGTATTTATGGTGATAGTTCTACAGGTGTTTTCAATGGTAAAATTATAGTAGATAAGATTGCCCAGAAAACGAACGCTTTTCAACAGAACAATAATATTTTGGTAAGCGATAAGGCCACTATTAACACTAAGCCGCAGCTGGAAATTTTTGCGGATGATGTAAAATGCTCACATGGTTGTACTATTGGCCAGTTAGATGAAGACGCTTTATTCTATCTTCAATCACGTGGTATTCCCAAGAAAGAAGCACGTGCTTTATTAATGTACGCTTTTGCCAATAATGTTTTGGAAAGTGTACGTATACCAGAGCTAAAAACACGAATTAACAAATTGATTGCTAAAAAATTAGGTGTTAATCTAGGGTTTGATCTATAG